atgaaaaattttatatgaacaacttattttggtcataactccttaaatatgcctcctagagcgaaaagaacgttaattcgtgaccacatccaaaaaataaaaaatttcgatgaaaatcctcaaaaaaatttaattttttatatgaaaaacttaattcgtgactacccataaaaaattaaaatttcaatgaaaatcctccaaaaattaaaatttctatatgaaaaacttattttggccataacttcttaaatatgtgtcctagagccaaaaggacgttaattcgtgatcacaccTTCAAATCACAATTCATATGAAAATCGtcgaaaaaatctaatttttatatgaaaaacttgttttgaccatatgtccttaaatattaaaatttcgatgaaaattattgaaaaattaaaatttttatatgaaaaacttattttagccacaactccttaaatatgcgtcctagagcgaagaggatctcatttcgtgaccacctccaaaaaattaaaattttgatgaaaattattgaaaaattaaaaattttatatggaaaacttattttggtcataactccttaaatatgcctcctagagtgaaaagaacgttaattcgtgactacccataaaaaattaaaatttcgatgaaaatccttgaaaaattaaaatttttatatgaaaaacttaattcgtgactacccataaaaaattaaaatttcaatgaaaatcctccaaaaattaaaatttctatatgaaaaacttattttggccataactccttaaatatgtgtcctagagccaaaagggcgttaattcgtgatcactccttcAAATCACAATTCATATGAAAATCGtcgaaaaaatctaatttttatatgaaaaacttgttttgaccatatgtccttaaatatgcgccctagaaccAAAATGacgttaatttgtgaccacccccaaaaatcgaaatttcgatgaaaatccttaaaaacctaaaatgtttatatgaaaaacttgttttggccataactccataaatatgcgtcccagagacaaaaggacgttaattcgtgaacatccatcaaaaaattttaaaaatctaaatttttatatgaaaagcttattttgtttatatctccttaactatgtggCTCCGGACAAAATTGGCGCCGTTGGATTGATTTTGCACACACGGTGTTGTTAGTTGTTTGTTTGTTGGCTTGTACCATGAACTATAGCAACCGTATAGGAACCAACATCAAATAAacaatctaataaaaaaattccccAAAAAGCACACACATTCCTTCCcagtcaatattttttgtatggcTAACTTTACACTACATAGTTCTTACCGCTCAGAGAGACATGAGGATACAAAAGAAATTGACAATTGCCGAAAATTCCAAATGATAGCCAAAAGTGAAGTTGTGTCGGTTGGATGAGAAACTGAAAGGAGAAAAAAGGACGCAGAaatatgtagaaaaattttataaatataaaaagagTTAAACGAGAATAAACGAACAacgttggaaatatttaaaattttcgagaatTTGTAATTCTGCCAAAAACTTGAATGGTGAGTGAGGGATGATTGCAACAGAGCGACCCTAACTAAACCATTATCTAATTACAGTTGACTGCTATGCGACTCATTTGCCAATGATGTGAATAGAATTTTACGGTGCGATTATGAAATCAAAATTATTGCTTACTTTGCTTCAATATCCTCTGGAACTTGGATTGGCTTTCATAGTAGCTGATATTAAATGTCCATATCAAAAAATCGCATTAGATCACCATTAACGAGACACAACACCCATCATGAGGCAACAGCAACAAGAACGACGGCGAGTGTTGCGACATCATCATCGACGGCGGCGACGACGACAATGTCCCACTCAACCAATGCAACGCAAGCATTTAAGCTTCATCCCAATATTTCACCCACAAATACCGCAGAACTTCCAGCAAGAAACAAAGTTAAAATGGACCAAGAATcgccaaaaattttacaaaagcaaaaatcaaaaatattaccTTTATCGACAACCAGTTGTAGTGCTTCAGTTACAAAGACCTCAGTTCAGAAACATACAGGAGGAGGCAATGGCACCAGTAGTGCTGCCATAGCAGCCAATTCTTCGCTTACTTCCCTGGCATGTATAAACAATCCAGCACATACCGCCACTGCCCAAACTACCACCTCCACCACAATAACCATCGCCAACATAGATGCAGCTATGGTGGGCTATAGTGTTATCAACCCCCACCCCAGTGGTGGTTGTATTTCTACCGCTGTCGTCCCCACCACATCGTCAAGTTTGCTGAAAATAGAACCCTTTGTTCCTAGTCTTGGCACCCGTCTGCAGAAGCCCATGCGACGATCTTATAGTACTCTGTCAACGACGTCCATTAATAAACGCTTACATGGTGTAAATAGCAATTTAGCTGTAAACTTTGGATATCTAGCGGCTAATAATCACCATAGCAAAACACCAGCGACCGCCGCAATAATTCAAGGGACAACAATAATTGATGCAGCATCGTCGACCAACCACAATAGTTCATCCAGTCGTTCGAAATTACCAAAACATACAGGGCAACAACATTACCCAGCATCTCCAACTCCTCCACCACATCAACCATTACGGAGACGTCAACCTGTAAGAGGACGTATAAATCGCCAACGTTCGAAATCAACATCGTCGTCCAATTCCGCCTCCAATCGGCCAGCAACTACATTAGTCACTGCAGTGGCAACAACTCCTACCTTGGGTACTCCTTGTTCGCCTCCACAGAATGCAGTGGTCATTCCCCAGCCCAATGGTATATGTCGCATACAACGCAATGTCAAGGAACAGGAAAAGCTACCAGATCGTATAAATTACGATAAAAGAGGTCTTACGGCCATACCCATCTTCGAAAATGAGACAAATCTTCGACTATTATCCCTGCAACATAATCTCATTAACACCTTTCACATACCCAAAGAGGTTAGAAGTCCTGCAGAGTGTTCAGAAACCAAAAGCAATGAACCATCTACGCTCCTTTCTCCTAATACGCCAACAGTGTCCAGGTCACGATTTCCTCCACCGAATAATTCACCGAATCATGAGCCATCCGCAAAAGCAACTGCGCCTCCACAACTTAGCCTCTCCAATTTGGCCAATAGTTCCCATATTAGCACTGGAGGAGGCTTTGGTGCCTATACGTTGAGGCGTAATAGActtttacatcggtccataaatctcAATAATGTGAATTTACAGCAAAATGGTCCTTCGACCTCAACCACACCAACAGCACCTCCACCTTTACGCTTTGCAATGCGTAAATCCAAGAGTTTcataaacaatttcaatttacaATACCAAATCAATAAACGTGGTCAGCAGAATGGTCGAGCCTCATTCCTTAAGAAAGCCGAAAATAGTGCACAATTGAAAAGTTTCGATTCTTCAACCAGTACCCTAACCACAGACTCTACGGTATCAACCTATCTCAATGGAGACATTGAAGAAGAGGATGAGCACAAGGTGTCAGAgttggaaataaaaaatcaacaattgCTCATTAACTATGGGAGCATTTTTAGTAATCTGGTATTTCTCGATCTGTACGACAATCAAATTGAACGCATTGCCAGTCTGGATGGTCTGACATCATTAACCGTTTTGCTGTTGGGGAAAAATCGTATTACCGATATCTCCGGTTTGGCCTCCCTGAGGGCTACACTAAAGGTGCTCGATCTTCATGGTAACAAACTGTGCTCCgtagcaaataaaattaattgtctTAGGGAACTTAAATCCCTGAATCTGGCCGGCAATCAGATACGGCAAATCAATCACAATGACTTTATGGGTCTTTCCAATCTCAAAGAGCTGAATTTGAAACGCAATAAATTGAAACGTATTAATGGCTTCCAGCATTTGGTGGCATTGGAACGCCTATGGTTGTGTCACAATGATCTACACAAAGTGGATGATATGTCAACAATTTCCCAGGCCTACAATGTCATAgagattactattgaaaataatCCAGTGTCGTTGGCTGGCGATTGTGTCTCGTTCCTGGTAAGCCATTTGCCTAAACTGCAAACCCTTAGTCAAATGCCAATCACAGATCAAGTACGCAAAGCAGCCATGGCTTGGCGCTCCAATAAGGAATTATCCGAGCAGAGTAGTCAACAGGGCAATAAGGAGGCTTTCAATTTGATACGACGCGAGGAGATTATATCGAATGCCCGCACAAATTGG
This is a stretch of genomic DNA from Haematobia irritans isolate KBUSLIRL chromosome 4, ASM5000362v1, whole genome shotgun sequence. It encodes these proteins:
- the LOC142236320 gene encoding uncharacterized protein LOC142236320, whose product is MSISKNRIRSPLTRHNTHHEATATRTTASVATSSSTAATTTMSHSTNATQAFKLHPNISPTNTAELPARNKVKMDQESPKILQKQKSKILPLSTTSCSASVTKTSVQKHTGGGNGTSSAAIAANSSLTSLACINNPAHTATAQTTTSTTITIANIDAAMVGYSVINPHPSGGCISTAVVPTTSSSLLKIEPFVPSLGTRLQKPMRRSYSTLSTTSINKRLHGVNSNLAVNFGYLAANNHHSKTPATAAIIQGTTIIDAASSTNHNSSSSRSKLPKHTGQQHYPASPTPPPHQPLRRRQPVRGRINRQRSKSTSSSNSASNRPATTLVTAVATTPTLGTPCSPPQNAVVIPQPNGICRIQRNVKEQEKLPDRINYDKRGLTAIPIFENETNLRLLSLQHNLINTFHIPKEVRSPAECSETKSNEPSTLLSPNTPTVSRSRFPPPNNSPNHEPSAKATAPPQLSLSNLANSSHISTGGGFGAYTLRRNRLLHRSINLNNVNLQQNGPSTSTTPTAPPPLRFAMRKSKSFINNFNLQYQINKRGQQNGRASFLKKAENSAQLKSFDSSTSTLTTDSTVSTYLNGDIEEEDEHKVSELEIKNQQLLINYGSIFSNLVFLDLYDNQIERIASLDGLTSLTVLLLGKNRITDISGLASLRATLKVLDLHGNKLCSVANKINCLRELKSLNLAGNQIRQINHNDFMGLSNLKELNLKRNKLKRINGFQHLVALERLWLCHNDLHKVDDMSTISQAYNVIEITIENNPVSLAGDCVSFLVSHLPKLQTLSQMPITDQVRKAAMAWRSNKELSEQSSQQGNKEAFNLIRREEIISNARTNWELLRSQQMLHHGGTAAAANNNGKTLKVAKRQNELEKITEANEQSYEEFIKLPPIEGKQDVADNEDRTSSASSLGPNVNSSSSCYTSADDEEELKPNKEVASTSSKESVIGSDIVAKNDELCPTKGTKECSPLDDNTTKSDQMHLSSCSTPTLTIQFPLDETKSSNQSTLMSGGISSSSTMTVGAVTVTRPSTPVSPTPSCSSISSQQSSAIDPTRQSSSLCKRYMTGSLMRSQTIVGSGTVTNGAGYTMKANGHTTPVGGNQINILRYHPAKLNPAMVTTTTSPNHLVSSSLNGLANMTTSSSLNTNKTLSSSNITTATSGATSTKLTAIEREREQGGDYLIEICGRYLNIYGQGALRFIDKQWNPTKASDVHTLNFSYINFNNITSILSRIKVRFPHAENFVFRETNINCLGQINALAELQGITSVFIDPEGNPITQKNLWRQYTIYRLSHWGLKTLNGQEITSEDVDKANVIYAGLSDLILWSMPDAMLQPLLTRLRLDESCTASKMQPKQWLQKPDNRSLRLVVGKEALQWKKSHNHHHIQQDGHILPTPQQIRLLQAQFTNPMGTNDSNPIQLYSLLSPSLWSTNGTSSLSAGSATNAIVSNNTATPNHSTSVCSTSSTLTQRERGKIYFTIMMENTCHAVEKLHKLEQIWPMMLLTIVRNTLLDYSQLDVYIRDLMAEIMK